From a region of the Molothrus ater isolate BHLD 08-10-18 breed brown headed cowbird chromosome 27, BPBGC_Mater_1.1, whole genome shotgun sequence genome:
- the FBXO47 gene encoding F-box only protein 47, translated as MTSSAGSGRASVPRQRQRRSRRRSGPSPGRDSPALSALGDFQSLPLEIFQMVLNYLSVKDISMLSMVSKTISGRLIHYISTSSGSRRLLLQDFHQELPARGEGASILEHYRALGLLLKRCTLLLPTRDRLKYVHKVLSGVSCFKLNGCASPLHCLGLQCYGVFLQMLTAGWDELECHRVFNFLWELSNLARKVQTVVSSKPGSARRLELRIRLFCRGVLLSPGSRRSDSAFWLTRILKPWPMVNQARLLYIIFGPVSSRDGHVVWQKMIEGPTDETSLKGLADAIKLLYGTEAREWTADDVISLVDELSVVPQEWLMENNARLLLLSGNSICFTFMASKAVNGRAVELARLMVFMVLVCEKDLYCMDWAVRMMQKVCKVFSTPWERNNFLQCLENFFARMLMDMLQAVLAGERDEEDSSFLNLFHLMNAQANFHKEILYLAMGSTSSTS; from the exons ATGACCTCGAGCGCGGGGAGCGGCCGCGCCTCGGtgcccaggcagaggcagaggcggagccgccgccgctccggccccagcccgggcagggattccccagctctgtcagcGCTGGGGGATTTCCAAAGCCTTCCCTTGGAGATCTTCCAGATGGTGCTGAATTATCTCTCAG TGAAGGACATCAGCATGCTGAGCATGGTGTCCAAAACCATCAGCGGCCGCCTCATTCATTACATCTCCACCTCCTCCGGGAGCCGccggctgctgctgcaggatttccaccaggagctccctgccagaGGAGAGGGAGCCTCCATCCTGGAGCACTACAGAGCTCTAG ggctgctgctcaaGAGGtgcaccctgctgctgcccaccaggGACAGGCTCAAGTATGTGCACAAGGTGCTCTCAGGG GTTTCCTGTTTCAAGCTGAATGGTTGTGCCAGtcccctgcactgcctggggctgcagtgctATGGGGTTTTCTTACAG aTGCTGACCGCGGGCTGGGATGAGCTCGAGTGCCACCGGGTGTTCAACTTCCTCTGGGAGCTCAGCAATTTAGCCCGGAAGGTGCAGACGGTTGTCAGCAGCAAACCAG GCAGTGCCCGGCGGCTGGAGCTGCGGATCCGCCTGTTCTGCCGGGGGGTGCTGCTGTCGCCCGGGAGCCGCCGCAGCGACTCCGCCTTTTGGCTCACCCGCATCCTCAAGCCCTGGCCCATGGTGAACCAGGCCCGCCTGCTCTACATCATCTTCGGGCCCGTGTCCTCCCGCGATG GACACGTGGTCTGGCAGAAAATGATAGAAGGACCAACAGATGAGACCAGTCTGAAGGGTTTAGCTGATGCAATTAAGCTGCTCTATGGTACAGAAGCTAGAGAATGGACAGCAGATGATGTTATCAGTCTTGTGGATGAGCTGTCAG TGGTTCCCCAGGAGTGGCTGATGGAGAACAACGCTcgcctgctgctcctcagtggGAACAGCATCTGCTTCACCTTCATGGCCAGCAAAGCTGtgaatggcagagctgtggagctggCCAGGCTCATGGTCTTCATGGTTCTG gtgtgTGAGAAGGACCTGTACTGCATGGACTGGGCAGTGAGGATGATGCAGAAGGTCTGCAAGGTTTTCAGCACTCCCTGGGAGAGGAACAatttcctgcagtgcctggagaaCTTCTTTGCCCGCATGCTCATGGAcatgctgcaggcagtgctggctg gggagAGGGATGAGGAGGACAGCAGCTTCCTGAACCTGTTCCACCTGATGAACGCACAGGCCAACTTCCACAAGGAAATCCTCTACCTGGCcatgggcagcaccagcagcacctcctga